From a single Candidatus Aenigmatarchaeota archaeon genomic region:
- a CDS encoding archease, whose protein sequence is MRYEIVDDITSDVMFKAYGKSLEELIENSGEALFSIVCDIKKIKPKRKLVIKVEGEDERELIHNWLSKLLSLIDIENIFFSKFKVIELKKNGSYKLKVEGKGEDVKPELILTVAKAVTYYKYDVGKTKDGWFATVVLDV, encoded by the coding sequence ATGAGGTATGAGATAGTTGATGATATAACTTCTGATGTGATGTTCAAAGCATATGGGAAGAGTTTAGAAGAGCTTATTGAGAATTCAGGAGAAGCTCTTTTTTCAATAGTTTGCGACATTAAAAAAATAAAACCAAAGAGAAAATTGGTCATAAAAGTTGAGGGTGAAGATGAGAGGGAATTGATACACAATTGGCTGTCCAAACTTTTATCGTTGATAGATATAGAAAATATCTTTTTTTCCAAATTCAAGGTCATAGAACTAAAGAAAAATGGTTCATACAAATTAAAGGTCGAAGGAAAAGGAGAAGATGTAAAACCAGAATTAATTCTTACAGTTGCAAAGGCCGTGACTTATTATAAATATGATGTCGGAAAAACCAAGGATGGTTGGTTTGCGACAGTTGTATTGGATGTTTGA